In a single window of the Rhineura floridana isolate rRhiFlo1 chromosome 3, rRhiFlo1.hap2, whole genome shotgun sequence genome:
- the LOC133381909 gene encoding zinc finger protein 501-like — protein sequence MLASGVARGEPGDKGYIWGVKAEGEPSEVSLEKAEEQMQEQKVRSQDGAKRQQERQTHTGDKPYQSHKCLECGKSFSQSGHLIRHHKIHTGDKPHKCLECGKSFSRSESLTSHQRTHTGDRPYKCLECGKSFSRSDSLTLHQRTHTGDKPYKCLECGKSFSQSCIFNTHQRTHTGEKPHKCLECGMSFSRSGSLTSHQRTHTGDKPYECLECGKSFSDSSAFSKHKRTHTGDKPYKCFECGKSFSRSGSLTSHQRTHTGEKPHKFLECGKSFSDSSAFSKHKRTHTGDKPYKCLECGKSFSQSCIFNTHQRTHTGEKPHKCLECGKSFSDSSAFSKHKRTHTGDKPYKCFECGKSFSCSSIFNTHQRTHTGEKPHKCLECGKSFSDSSAFSKHKRTHTGDKPYECLECGKRFRHSSTFTSHQRSHTGEKPHKCLECGKSFSQSSALTSHQRTHTGKNHINAWNVERASVRVAPLLRIKELTRGKTT from the coding sequence gatacatctggggagtcaaggctgagggagaaccatctgaagtatcactggaaaaagctgaggagcagatgcaggagcagaaagtgaggagtcaagatggagcaaagagacaacaGGAGCGACAGacacacacaggggacaaaccttatcaatctcataaatgcttggaatgtggaaagagctttagtcagagtggccaccttattaggcatcacaaaattcatacaggggacaaacctcataaatgcttggaatgtggaaagagcttcagtcggagtgagagccttacttcgcatcaaagaactcacacgggagacagaccttataaatgcttggaatgtggaaagagcttcagtcggagtgacagccttactttgcatcaaagaactcacacgggagacaaaccttataaatgcttggagtgtggaaagagcttcagccagagTTGCATCTTTAacacacatcaaagaactcacacaggggaaaaacctcataaatgcttggaatgtggaatgagcttcagtcggagtggaagccttacttcgcatcaaagaactcacacaggagacaaaccttatgaatgcttggaatgtggaaagagcttcagtgacagtagtgcctttagtaaacataaaagaactcatacaggggacaaaccttataaatgcttcgagtgtggaaagagcttcagtcggagtggcagccttacttcgcatcaaagaactcacacaggggaaaaacctcaTAAAttcttggaatgtggaaagagcttcagtgacagtagtgcctttagtaaacataaaagaactcacacgggagacaaaccttataaatgcttggagtgtggaaagagcttcagtcagagttgcATCTTTAacacacatcaaagaactcacacaggggaaaaacctcataaatgcttggaatgtggaaagagcttcagtgacagtagtgcctttagtaaacataaaagaactcacacaggggacaaaccttataaatgcttcgagtgtggaaagagcttcagctgcagtAGCATCTTTAacacacatcaaagaactcacacaggggaaaaacctcataaatgcttggaatgtggaaagagcttcagtgacagtagtgcctttagtaaacataaaagaactcacacaggggacaaaccttatgaatgcttggagtgtggaaagagattcAGGCACAGTAGCACctttacttcgcatcaaagaagtcacacaggggaaaaacctcataaatgcttggagtgtggaaagagcttcagtcagagtagcgcccttacttcgcatcaaagaactcacacggggaaaaaccacataaatgcttggaatgtggaaagggcttcagtcagagtagcgcccttacttcgcatcaaagaactcacacggggaaaaaccacataa